A window of the Chloroflexus sp. Y-396-1 genome harbors these coding sequences:
- a CDS encoding carboxylesterase, which yields MVEPFLFQGGDHACLLVHGFVGDPGEMRDLGEYLAGAGYTVFGIRLPGHTGRPEDLMDVRWTDWLAAVRLAFDALTRCAATVSVVGFSLGGALSALLATQRPVQRLVMLATPYRLGGDWRVDLLSIARYVTPWFYLLERADFSSDELRASIWRRQPNLDLDDPAVQQMLRRSVKVSVAAADELRLALAAARRALPQVRVPTLVMHGRDDNTADPESAAAIASRLGSSRCELRYWPATGHQLLLTGPYRTAIFRRIERFLRR from the coding sequence ATGGTTGAACCGTTCCTGTTTCAGGGTGGCGATCACGCTTGTCTCCTAGTACACGGTTTTGTTGGCGACCCCGGCGAAATGCGTGATCTTGGTGAATATCTCGCCGGGGCTGGTTATACTGTGTTTGGCATTCGTCTCCCCGGCCATACCGGACGACCTGAAGACCTTATGGATGTGCGCTGGACAGACTGGCTGGCGGCAGTACGCCTTGCCTTTGATGCGCTTACCAGGTGCGCAGCCACTGTTTCGGTAGTAGGCTTTTCACTCGGAGGCGCCCTGTCAGCACTTTTGGCCACTCAGCGTCCGGTGCAACGGTTGGTCATGTTGGCAACGCCGTACCGTTTGGGTGGCGACTGGCGGGTCGATCTGTTGAGCATCGCACGCTACGTCACACCCTGGTTTTATTTGCTGGAACGGGCTGATTTCAGTAGCGATGAGCTGCGAGCATCGATCTGGCGTCGTCAACCCAATCTCGATCTTGATGACCCGGCAGTACAGCAGATGTTACGCCGCTCGGTCAAGGTATCGGTCGCTGCTGCCGATGAATTGCGTCTGGCGCTGGCCGCAGCCCGTCGTGCTTTACCACAGGTGCGTGTACCAACCCTGGTTATGCACGGTCGCGATGATAACACTGCCGATCCGGAGAGTGCGGCTGCCATTGCATCACGGCTTGGCAGTTCGCGTTGTGAACTACGCTACTGGCCGGCGACGGGTCATCAACTCCTGCTTACCGGGCCTTACCGGACTGCCATCTTTCGGCGGATTGAACGTTTTCTGAGACGATAG
- a CDS encoding helix-hairpin-helix domain-containing protein gives MWRKLLLVVLLLGIGYVIWRRMQKAGVSAPVADLSAKPPTPVPSALSPSPLSSPPASTPSATGSTPRPVVTRIHRGAPPSTRRSTTPSGDAASVRRNGVDNTPGTPAPETSAQSSSAVTPRPSETAGLASSLPETAHDQGTTPAETTPVEANVSVATITEPHPEQVATDEVTISATTMTETTSEQEAPQPEAMSELTPSDFTPIDINRADREALLALPGIGPVLAERIIAYREAHGPFKSVDDLTAISGIGERNINIFRKLVYVDPNG, from the coding sequence ATGTGGCGTAAATTGCTGTTGGTCGTTTTACTGCTGGGAATTGGATATGTAATTTGGCGACGAATGCAGAAGGCTGGTGTATCAGCACCGGTCGCCGATCTATCGGCAAAGCCACCGACGCCAGTACCGTCGGCGCTATCACCATCTCCTTTGTCCTCACCGCCAGCATCAACACCGTCAGCGACCGGCAGTACACCACGACCGGTTGTCACGCGCATTCATCGTGGCGCACCGCCGTCAACTCGTCGAAGCACGACTCCTTCTGGTGATGCTGCTTCGGTTAGGCGTAACGGCGTTGATAACACGCCGGGAACGCCAGCACCAGAAACGTCGGCGCAGTCTTCGTCTGCGGTAACACCCAGACCATCGGAGACGGCAGGTCTAGCCTCGTCGTTACCAGAGACGGCGCATGATCAGGGTACAACACCTGCCGAAACAACTCCTGTGGAAGCAAATGTCTCAGTAGCAACTATTACCGAACCCCATCCAGAGCAAGTTGCTACCGATGAGGTAACGATTTCGGCCACCACAATGACTGAAACCACCTCTGAGCAAGAAGCACCTCAACCTGAAGCTATGTCTGAACTCACGCCGAGCGACTTCACGCCGATTGACATTAATCGGGCAGATCGTGAGGCACTGCTCGCACTACCGGGTATCGGGCCAGTACTGGCTGAACGTATCATCGCCTATCGCGAAGCTCATGGCCCCTTTAAGAGCGTTGATGATCTGACAGCGATCTCGGGCATTGGCGAGCGTAATATTAACATCTTCCGCAAACTAGTGTACGTTGATCCCAATGGTTGA
- a CDS encoding deoxyribonuclease IV, translating into MPRFGAHMSIAGGISRSFARGESVGLEAMQIFAKNERQWTAKPISPEETVLFRAEQQRTGIHPVIVHDSYLINLAAPADELREKSIVAFADELERCAQLDIPYLVTHPGAHTGSGEEAGLARVAEAICRLLADGIGGNTVILLETTAGQGTALGYRFEHLARLFELIPYHNRLGICVDTCHIFAAGYDFRDRESYEATFAELDRLIGLSWIKCFHLNDSQKELGSRVDRHAHIGQGCIGLEAFRLLVNDPRFASLPMIIETPKGEDMAEDRMNLAVLRSLVNASES; encoded by the coding sequence ATGCCGCGATTTGGCGCACACATGTCGATTGCAGGTGGTATTTCAAGGTCATTTGCCCGTGGTGAATCGGTTGGCTTAGAGGCAATGCAAATTTTCGCCAAGAACGAACGGCAGTGGACGGCGAAGCCCATTTCTCCCGAAGAAACTGTGCTGTTTCGAGCGGAGCAACAGCGTACCGGTATTCATCCGGTCATCGTTCACGACTCGTATCTTATCAATCTGGCTGCTCCTGCCGACGAGCTGCGTGAAAAGTCGATTGTCGCATTCGCAGATGAACTCGAACGCTGCGCCCAACTCGATATTCCATATCTAGTGACCCATCCCGGCGCCCACACCGGTAGCGGAGAAGAGGCAGGCCTGGCGCGAGTCGCTGAGGCAATTTGTCGGTTACTAGCTGATGGCATAGGCGGTAACACAGTGATTTTGCTTGAGACGACCGCCGGACAGGGAACAGCGTTGGGGTATCGTTTTGAACATCTGGCTCGTCTATTCGAGTTGATTCCATACCATAACCGGCTAGGAATTTGTGTCGATACCTGCCATATTTTCGCTGCCGGTTATGATTTTCGTGATCGCGAGTCTTATGAGGCAACGTTTGCCGAACTTGATCGACTGATTGGCCTTTCGTGGATCAAATGTTTTCACCTGAACGACTCACAGAAGGAGTTGGGAAGTCGGGTTGATCGTCACGCGCATATTGGTCAAGGATGTATTGGTCTTGAAGCGTTTCGGTTGCTGGTTAATGATCCACGTTTTGCCAGTTTGCCGATGATTATTGAGACACCGAAAGGCGAGGACATGGCCGAAGATCGCATGAACCTGGCCGTGTTACGCTCGCTCGTGAATGCTTCTGAATCATAA